The genome window AGAGGGATATCTTGCCGGAGGGCCTGATCCTGCTGTGCGCGTTCAAATAAGCGTGATAATTGAATTTTGAGGGTCTGATGTGCTTCCTCAATGAATTCAAGATCTCTCGCTGCCGCAGCAGAATTAGTCGTATTAATTTTGCTGGCATCTCCCAGAAGTTGATGGAGCGTCGATTCTTCTGCGTAGATCAGAAGCAGTTGCTCAAGAGCATCCATGGGATCAGTCTCATCAACGGCCAATGAATTCTCCAACACGGTTGCTATTACACGCTTCATACAAGCAGCAACAATCTCTTCTTTATTAGCGTAATATTGATATATCGTGCTTCGGGCTCCGGAGAGATGCTGTGAGAGCAGCTTGAGGTGAAAACCGTCGTAGCCATGCTCCAGAATTAATTTCTTGGTCGTATCCAGTAGCTCTGTTTCGGTAAAAGATTGTTTTCTTCCCATTGAATCTCTTCCTTTTTCTCATCTATAAAATCTGTATTGTATTCATAATACCTTATATATGTGATGCTTTGGATTTCGCTGATATATATTCAGTTTAGCATAACATAACATAAGCTCCTATGTGAGCTGTTGAACATAGATTCACCCCTGTCCCTGTCAGGGTAAAAATAATCACTTCCCATAATGCTTGTAACTTGTAACAAAGGAGTGAAGATAAATCGTTTATAAAGCAGCACCTTATCTACTTATGTTAGGTATTTTTATCGTCATTTTGGATGGGTTGTGGATCGTGGATGTAGCTGACTCTTATGATCTCTACCCTGGATCAGCATGGGCCCTTTTGGCAATCGGATTATGCATGATGATATTCGCTTATATCATGATTCAGCATAAACGGAAGCAAGAAGCTCCAATGAAGGATGAAGTTCAAGAAATACATGCTGAGAGGGTGCCTGCACAGCAATTCGTGAATCGAATGTGGAAAGACCGAGAGGCTGTAGGCGGCAGACTGATTTTGTCTCTCCTAATCATCCATGCAATTATCGCTGTCTTTCACCTCGGTCTGGCTTTACGTATGGTACAGATCACTATATTCGTGGGCATCATTTGCTTCTCGTTTTTCTACATTATGAATGATGACAGGGGAGACCTGAAGGAGCAAGAGGAGGATTTAAAGCCTGAAAGTCATTTTATGCAAACCTTTATGCGTCTGATTGATTACAGGCAACACCCTTTTAGTCTAGGATTTCTTGTGTTTCTACTCATTGTGCTTACATTCCTGATTTCAAAATGGTTCGGGTGGGAGATCAGCTTTGATACAGGTGGGAATCCGCTCTATGTCATGAGTCTACCGACTTCTGCCGTTATATTATCAGGTCTAGCCTTTGCTTGCGGACTGATTTATATCAATCAGCATTGTGATTTCTTCGGGCTTCGCCAAACAGATCAGGGTGCGTACAGGCTGTTTCAGATTCATTTCTATGAAATTATTGCTTGCGGGGCTTCCTTTTTCATCTGGCTGGGAATTATTATTCTAAGTTGGTTTTTTGCCTAGATGGCTGGGTTGGATACGGTGAGTGATAGAAATAAGCGTATGTTCCCTTGAGATAGGTTGGCGTGGATGACACATACAAAAAGGCAAACCCTTGAACTAACAAAGGGTTTGCCTTTTTCTTTCTGATCTTACGATCAGACTCACGCATGTACGAGATGAATCTTGGTGTTATCCCTGATCCTTCGGTGCCAGCTCGATGGCGGAGCGGATGGCAGCCAGCATGCTTTTGTCATCGGCGATGTTCTTAC of Paenibacillus sp. FSL R5-0517 contains these proteins:
- a CDS encoding TetR/AcrR family transcriptional regulator, with amino-acid sequence MGRKQSFTETELLDTTKKLILEHGYDGFHLKLLSQHLSGARSTIYQYYANKEEIVAACMKRVIATVLENSLAVDETDPMDALEQLLLIYAEESTLHQLLGDASKINTTNSAAAARDLEFIEEAHQTLKIQLSRLFERAQQDQALRQDIPLPVLVGVFFNLINTPNMMNIPTPDWGKLLFQMWIGGAKS